The genomic segment GAGTTATATGCCCTAACAAATAGAAAACTTCAGTGAGAGTATAAATCTCCTTCTGAAGCGTCAATGCATCTTCTGCGAAGATGTTGCAGCTTCGCAGGAGATGATTTAACTCCAGTTCTTGTATAAAAATAACGCATAAATATTTTTTTTATGGCAACCATATTATAGAAAGAGGTGGATACATGGCTAATAAACTTAAAACTACTAATAAACAAATGGCATCTTTAGGAATCAGGAAAAATGAAGTAGGTGATTATGAATATATAAATCCGGATGAAAAAAATAATTCAAAATATAAATCTGTTAAAAAAGAGCCCAAGTAATTTAAAATTACTTGGGTTCTTTTTTTAATTTACAAAGTAAAAATACGTATATATGGTATAATTTATTCATATACAAAACCAAACCAATTTTAAAAATATTCACTACTAATCTGTCTGAAACTGTTTAAATTGATATCTTTCTAATCCTTTATGAATATAATGTCAAAGCATATTGGAATAAAAACGATGAAAATTTAATTATTTTTTAGTTTGATGGCGAATACCTTTAAATGAAATTTATGGTTTTAAATTGAATATATATTTATTAAATAAAAGAACTGTAGCAGAGGCTATGAAAGGAAGAAGTATATGTATATAGGTATTGATTTAGGAGGCACTAATATTGCAGTTGGCATCGTTGATGATCAAGGAAACATAAAGTATGAAAAATCATGTGCTACAAGAGTGGGGAGGGACCCCAATGAGATAATAGAGGATATGGTAGTTCTAGTTTTAAACACTTTAGAGGATTTCAATATGCCACTAAAAAGAATAAAGGCGATAGGTATCGGTATTCCGGGCTTAGCTGATAAAAATGGGAATGTAATATTTTGTGTGAATCTTGGATGGAAGAATGTACATTTAAGAGAGATGTTGGGAAATGCACTTAATAAACCAATTTATATAGATAATGATGCTACGGTGGCCGCACTTGCGGAATATGAGAATGGCTCAATGAAGAATTGTAAAAGTAGCTTGATGCTTACATTAGGAACAGGTATTGGTGGGGGAATTATTTTAAATGGTGAAGTATATAGTGGATTTAATGGTATAGGCTCGGAAATTGGACATATGGTTGTTGGTGAAAATTTTTACAATTGCAATTGTGGAAGAAATGGTTGCTTAGAAACCTTCGCTTCATCTACTGCTATAATAAAACATACAATAAAACTAATTGAGGAAATGAATGAAAGCACTATAATAATAGAAAGGGCAGGAGGGAATGTTAACAATATAGATGCAAAAATAATATTTGATTGTGCTAGAGAAGGAGATATAATAGCAAATTTAGCAGTGAATCGCTTAGTGAAATATCTAAGCATAGGAATACTTAATATAGTCAATTTCATTGATCCAGAAATAATAGCATTAGGTGGCGGTGTTGCAGGGGCAGGCCAATATCTTTTGGATAAGGTTATAAATGAAGTTGCAGCGAACAAGTCTTATTCTGAATTACCTATTGCTAAAATTGTTTTAGCAGAACTAGGTAATAAAGCAGGTATAATTGGTGCAGCGATGATTGCAAAACATGGAACTATTGAATAAACAATAAAATAAGAAAGGTGAAATTAAAATGAGTAAGATTGCACTTATTACGGATAGTACTTCTGATGTTGATAAAGAAATGATTGAAAAATACGATCTATTTGTACTTCCTCTAAGAATAATATATAAGGATAGAGAGTACATTGACAGGGTAACTATTACCCCAAAAGAAGTTTATGATAATTTCTTATATGAGATCCCCTCAACTTCATTACCTTCAATGAATGATATGGAAGACTTGTATTTAAAGCTTGAAGCGAAAGGATATACACATGCCATTGCAGTAGTAATATCTGAAGCGTTATCAGGCACATATAATACATTGAGATTGGTAAGTGAAAATCATCCATCTATAGAAACCTGCGTTTTTGATTCTAAATCATTAACTATTGGCGAGGCGGCAATTGTTGAAGAATGTGGTGAAATGATCAGCTGTGGAAAAGGCTTTGAGGAAATTGTAAAAGATCTGCCTGAAATAAGAAATAGAATCACTGTTTACTATGCGGTGGATACACTAAAATATCTAACTAAAGGCGGTAGAATTGGAAAAGTTTCCGGTACCATAGGGGAAATTTTAAACATAAAACCAATAATATCAATTAATAAAGAGGGCGCATATTATACTTATGCAAAGGCAAAAGGAAAAAAGAAAGCTACAAGTAAACTTGTAGATATTGCAAGAGAAGCTCTTGCAATATCTCCTTGTAAAGTTTGGATTATGCACGGTGGCGCTTATGAAGAAGCAAAGATCTTTTCTGACACAATTGCTGGTCTTCAAAATATTACAAGATTATCCTTTGGAGAAATTAGTCCAGTGGCTGGAGTTCATACAGGGCCTGGATTACTTGGACTTGTGATAGTAAAAGAACCCCTCACTAAAAACTAAATAAATATATATAATAAAAATACATTTTAAAACAGAAATTACTAAGGAGTGGTTATGTTGGAAATTCAAGATATAATTTCAGGAGATTTTTCTGCATATCCTGAAGAAACACAAACTTTTATGAAAAAATATACTGAAAAGCTACGAGAAAATATAAAAGAAGAATTAATAAAGGATATATCATATAAGATGCTTAAGGATATAGATAAAAGTAAAGATTATTTCATAAGTGTTTTAACTGATATATTGGACAATGGATATAAGGGCTTTAGTAAATTGTCTACTCAGTCACTTATAGACACATATTTAGAACGTAAAAATGAAGAAGACTTTTTTATTTTGTTAGAAAAAGTTAATGAACAAGTCTAATATTATAATCACTTTTTAAATTTTCTATAAAACAAAAAGTCCATTAAAATCTTAAGGTTTTAATGGATTTTATGGTTTAATATGAAAAGGTTTTTATTTTCAAACAATAACAGCGCTTTAGTACTTAATTGATAATTCTCCACTTAAAATTGTGTCTTTAACTTGGTTCCAAGTAGCCTCAATTAAAAGATTTACTTTTAAGCTTGTTTTATAATTAAATGAAATCTCTTTATCATGTACCACATGATAATTTTCATAAACCACTAAATTTTTTCTAGCTTTATCTTTAATTTTAATTGTCCATTCTCCCGTTTCAGGCTGAAAAATTTTTGCTGTAATCATTAAAGTTGACCAAAACGCGGTGCTTACCCCAGTTTCGTAAAAGCCTTTTCCATCATGAATACTTATTTCAAAAGCTTGTTGAATATTGTCACTGCTACTTGTTGCTGCTTCTTCTGTTAATTCAATATTTTCATTTTTTATATTATTAATTAACTTTTTCATATATTTTCTCCTTTTTATTATTCTCATCGAATGTTAATTTTCTAAGATAAATTCATTATATTTTATTATACGTAAGTATATAAGAAATGTTATTATTAATGTTATTTATTATTTTCAAAGAATTAAATAGTAAAGAATGATATAATTATATTTTAAATTATATATTGAGATTCACGATTAAAGCAAAAGAAGGTGGAAGTAATGAGTGATAATAAATATTTACCTATTAGTAAGAAAGATATTATAGATAGAGGTTGGACTGAATTAGATTTTATTATAGTTACTGGTGATGCTTATGTAGATCATCATAGTTTTGGAACTGCAATCATTTCAAGAGTTCTTGAAAGTGAAGGTTATAAAGTAGGAATAATAGCTCAACCTGATTGGAAAGATATAGAGGATTTTAAAAAATTAGGCAAACCAAGGCTTGGATTCCTAGTTAACTCTGGGAATATGGATTCTATGGTTAATCATTATACAGTAAGTAAAAAAATAAGAGAAAAAGATATGTATTCCCCTGGTGCAAAGATGGGCCTAAGGCCTGACAGAGCAACAATAGTTTATTGTAATAGAATAAGGGAAGCATATAAAAATGTTCCTGTTGTTATTGGAGGAATAGAAGCAAGTTTAAGGCGCTTCGCACATTATGATTATTGGAGTGACAAAGTAAGGAAATCTATGCTAATTGATAGTGGAGCTGACCTGTTAATATATGGTATGGGAGAAAAACAAGTCGTTAAAATTGCAAAAGAATTAAATGAAGGTGTAGATATAAAATTCATTACTCAGGTACCTGGAACATGTTATGTGGTAGATAATATTGAAAATATATGTGACTACATTGAAATAGAATCATATAAAGAGGTCTGCAGAGATAAAAAGAAATATGCACAAGCCTTTAAAATACAATATGATCAGCAAGACCCTATTAGGGGAAATGGTATAATTCAAAAACATTCTAATAAGTATCTTGTGCAAAACAAACCAGAAATGCCCCTTACTAGAGAAGAATTAGATACTGTTTATGGCCTGCCATATGAAAGAAATTATCATCCTATTTATGAAAAGCTCGGTGGAATACCTGCTATAGAGGAAGTTAAATTCAGCTTAGTTAGTTCAAGAGGATGTTTTGGTAGCTGTGCTTTCTGTGCCATAACCTTTCATCAAGGCCGAATTGTGCAAAGTAGAAGTCAAAATTCAATAATAGAAGAAGCAATTCAAATTACAAAACTCAAGGATTTTAAAGGGTATATTCATGATGTAGGAGGGCCTACCGCTAATTTTAGGCGACCTGCATGTGATAAACAATTAAAAGTAGGGGCTTGCATAGATAAGCAGTGTTTGCATCCAAGCCCTTGCAAGAATTTAAATGTTGATCATATGGAGTATTTAAATTTACTACGATCGCTTCGAGAATTGCCGGATATTAAAAAAGTTTTTGTGCGTTCAGGGCTGCGTTATGATTATATTATGGCAGATAAAAATGACACCTTTTTTAATGAACTAATTAAGCATCATGTCAGCGGCCAACTAAAAGTTGCACCAGAGCATGTTTCTCATAAAGTTTTAAAATTCATGGGGAAACCAGCAGGTAAAACTTATGATAAATTCAGGGAAAAATTTTATAAGGCTACTGAAAAAATTGAAAAAAAACAATATCTTATTCCTTATTTAATGTCTAGCCACCCAGGATGTACAATAAGTTCAGCAGTAGAACTAGCAGAATACCTTAGGGATACTAATTACCAACCTGAACAAGTTCAAGATTTCTATCCAACTCCAGGAACACCATCAACAACCATGTTTTATACGGGACTTGATCCAAATACCCTTGAAGAAGTTCATATACCTAAAACTAAAAATGAAAAAGCTATGCAAAGGGCATTGCTTCAATATAAAGATCCTATGAAATATGATTTAGTATTATCAGCTTTAACAGAGGCTAATAGAGAAGATCTCATTGGTTATGAACCTAAGTGTTTAATAAAACCAAGAAGCAAAAAAAATAAGGAACATTTAAATAACACAAATATAAACCCAAAACAACAAAATGGCAAAGATAAAGGGAAAAATATAAAAAGTAAGAGCAAAGATACTCCGATAGATAAAAACTTTAAAAAGAAAAGTAAGCCCCTAAGCACCCAAGACAGAGCAAATTATGGAAGCAGACAAGATAATAAAAATAAGGCAAAGAACAAAAAAAGAAAATAGAACGTTATAATAAATACCTACATCCACGCCGTGGATGTAGGTATTTATTACAATTCTGTTTTAACTATTTTGCTTATACTTTCTTCTTCAACCAGTTCACTTTTACTGAAACCCTTTTTAAAATATCTGATTTGCTTATATTTAATTCCATTCATTTCAAAATCTAAAACATCAATTCTGTCGCCTTTGTAAATAACAGCCTTTTTATTACCTTTTAAAAATATGTGTACTTCCATAGTTTTATTTATTAGCTGCAAAGCAGCTACTCCTTCCTATTTATTTTTGATTTATTAAGGCTTTTGTTTAAGCATTTTCAAAATTATATATTACTATTTAAATTATAATGCCATTATTTATATTTATCAAGGTTAAGAAGCAACAATTTAATAGAAGCTAGGACCTTCCTTCTGAAATGTCGTTAACCATTTAATTATTAATGAATATAATATAAATAAAACTAATGATTCAGATATCTTTTTATTAAAAATTCAATATAGACTTACTTAGAAAAGGAGATAGTACAATGATTTGTAAAGAGTATTTGTTGGATACCAATATAATTATAAAAATGTGGAATAAATATCCTACCTTGCTTGATACTATTGAAAATATGAAATGTATTAATTTTAAAATATCTGAAGATATAGCTGGAGAATTATCAGTGAAAGAGTATGTAAAATTCAATGAAGACTTTATACTCTCTAATAAATTTTTAAAATTATTAGGACATATTATTACTAATAATGGTCATACTTTTATTGAAGAGTGTGTAGGTCGTGATTTTATTAAATATGAGCAGAATAAAAATATATATTTAGTTAATGGAGATAAAATTTCTATAAATGACTATAGTTTAATTGATATTTGCAAGCAGAATGAAGACTACATCCTTGTGACGGATGATAAAAAACTAATTCGAAGCGCAAAAATTATATTAGATTCTTCAAGGGCAATAAACTTTCAAGAATTTCTAGATGAGTTAAGAGAATTAAATGTATTATAATAATACACTAATATAAGAGGCTGCTCCTTTAGTGGATTACAGCCTCTTATACTATTTTGATGTTCACTTATTTAATGGTTTCTTCTAAATACTGTTTGAATTTAAGATTCCACAACTTATAGATTTCAGGATTTTCATCACTAACTGTTGATAAAAATTCATCAACTACACCTAAGTTGTTTAGGCCTTTCATTAGATGTCTGGGGTAAATTACATTTTTAGAATAATTGTTTTTAGGATCGATTACATTAATCGAAAAATCATCCGTTAAGTATAAATCTTTACACCTAATATCTAGTCTTTTAAATTTAAGCTTCTTAAATTCTGCAATAAGTTTGATTATGTTGAGTGATATTTTTTTGTTTATACCATGCTTCTTGATATACTTATCTAACCGCTCTCCGCATGCATAATCTCGTACAATGTAGTAGGCACCATGTTCATAAACTCTAGGGAAGTATTTACTTCTTCTAGTTTTTATGAGAATATTATATTCACCCTCACAAACTTTCTTATCTTTAAAAATTTTAATTACTTTTTTGCCTGGAAGTAAATAAACTATTCCATTATGACCCGAACCTAAAAATTCTGATTTTCTAATCATTTTTTCAACCCTACTATTTAATTGAATATAATAATTTTTGTCCTCATTCATATTAGCATCTTCTTTATAAGAGATATTACTATATTATATGATTAAGTCCTGTAAATATTTCCTGAATAAAGATGAATAATATAGGTATTTCATTAATAAAAATAAACTAAGCTAGCCTTGATTAATATTATGTTTAATAATATAATGAGCATAGAATATTTTTAGAAATTAGGAAGTGAAGTTTTAATGTCTGTAACTATAAAAGAAGTGGCTAAGCTAGCCAATGTATCGCCATCCACAGTTTCAAGAGTAATTGCGGATAATCCGAAAATTAGTGACGCCACAAAAGATAGGGTTTATAAAGCAATGAAGGAAATAAATTATCATCCTAATGCGATAGCTAGAAGTCTGGTCAGCCAAACAACAAAGACTATAGGACTTATTTTACCTAATACTGATGAAGATTTATTTGTTAATCCTTTTTTCATTCAAGTTATGAGAGGCATAAGTCACTATGCTCAAAAAAAAGGATATTATATCATGTATGCTTATAGCAGCAATGAAGATCAAGAGGTTGAATACATATCAAGTTTAATGAATAGTAGAAGGGTTGATGGGATTATTTTACCAACAGTAAGGAAGGATGACAAATGTGTTGCTTATTTAAAAGAAGCAGATTATCCTTTCGTAGTAATAGGTAAACCCGAAAGTACCGAAGGGGTTTTATGGGTTGATAATGATAACATTAACGCCATGTACAATGTTGTTAATACGCTTATACAAAAGGGTGAGAGAAAAATTGCATTTATAGGAGGTTCTCCTATGCTTAATGTAACTATAAATAGATTAGAAGGTTACAAGATGGCTCTTAAAAATATCGGAGTGGAAATAGACGAAAATATGGTACAATTAGGAGAGTTTACAGAAATTAGTGGTTATAATGCTATGAAAAAAATTTTAAATACTTCTACCCCTACAGCTGTTGTCACTACTGATGATTTAATTGCCTTTGGTGCATCCAAAGCTATAAGTGAAATGTCAGAGCGTCATATTTCGATTGTTGGATTTAACAACACGCCACTCGCAGCTTATAGAAAGCCCTCGCTATCTTCAGTGGATATTAATTCTGAAGAATTAGGCTATTTTGCAGTTAAGCTGTTAATAAACAAATTAGAAAACGAAAAAGGGTCAATATACAATTATATTATTGAGACAAAATTAGTTGAAAGGGAATCAACTAAATAACTATAACTTTTTAGGATTATTTTTCATGCGTACTACATATTATGAATAAAGAATCACTTACTCTGTTTTATACCTATGCAAACGCATGTCCTATTTCATAAAATGTCTAACAGCATTTTACAATAAAGTCCGTCATTTTTATATGTGGGTGTTTATTGCCCTAGAAAAAAAGAACTTCAGTTGGAGTATAAATATCCTCCTGACGCCGTTAGTACATTTTAAAAAAGATGTACTGCTCTGCAGGTGATGATTTAATGGATTTTTAAGGAGAGAGATTGATGATGATAAAAATATTAGAAAACCCAGAATTCACATACTATGGGAATGATTTAGGCGCAGTTTATACTATTGAATACACCACATTTAAGGTTTGGGCACCTACTGCTCAAAAACTTGTAGTAATAGTGTATGAAACTCCCGATGATGACTTAGGACAAAAATATGAAATGAACAAGGAAGAAAAAGGAGTTTGGGAATTTAAACTTAAGGGTGATTTTAAAAATAAATACTATAATTATTTAGTATCAGATGGTTCCGAGGAAAAGGAAACACCAGATATATATACTAAAGGATCAAGTGCTAATGGTGAAAAGGGTATGATTATTGATTTTACTTCTTTAAATCCCCCTAATTGGGATAATCATAAAAAACCTTTACCAATTAATAGAACCGAGGCAGTAATATACGAAATTCATGTTAGAGATTTTTCAGTATCACAAGATTCCGGAATGGAAAACAAAGGGAAATACTTAGCGTTTTGTGAAAAAAACACCAAAACTTCAAAGGGTGTTGTTACAGGACTAGACCACCTTAAAGATTTAGGAATAACTCATGTTCATTTGATGCCTGTTTTTGATTTCAAAAGTGTGGATGAAACTAAGGGTGGATATAATTGGGGATATGACCCTTATTTATATAATGTTCCAGAGGGTTCTTACGCTACGAATCCCTATGATGGTACTGTGCGAATTCGCGAGTTTAAGATCATGGTTCAAACTTTGCATGAAAATGGCATCAGCGTAATTATGGATGTTGTATATAACCACACTTTTACAACCGGTAACTCACCAATGGATATCTTGGTGCCTGGCTATTATTATAGAACAGATGGCGAAGGCAACTATACTAATGGTTCAGGCTGTGGAAATGAAACAGCGTCAGAGAAACCAATGATGAGAAAATTTATAGTTGATAGTGTTAAATTCTGGGCACGAGAATACAAGATAGATGGTTTTAGATTTGATTTAATGGCGCTTCATGACATTGATACAATGAAAGAAGTAACGCTACAAGCAAAAATTATTAATCCGAATATTATTATTTATGGTGAACCATGGACAGGGGGAACATCATCATTACCATCTTCTATGCAGCTTAGAAAAGGTAGCCAAAAGGGTATGCAAGTGTCTGTATATAATGATGCTCTAAGAAATGCAATTAAGGGAGATAATGATGGTATCCAATCAGGGTTTGTAAGTGGTAGGGTAGGCCTTGAGGTAGAAATTAAAAAGGGGATTGTTGGTGGCATTCAATATAACAATGAAATATATGATTTCTCGCAAGATCCTGGAGAAACAATAAACTATGTAAGTGCTCACGATAATTTATGCTTATATGATAAATTTGAAAAAAGCAATTCTAATAATACTCCTTTGGAAAGAGAAAAAATGAATAGATTGGCTTTATCTATAGTCCTTACATCTCAAGGAGTGCCTTTTATTCAAGGTGGAACAGAAATACTAAGGACCAAACAAGGAAATCATAATAGCTATAACTCTAGTGATGCTGTGAACGAAATACTATGGAGTAGAAAAGCTGAGTTCCCAGAAACCTATGAATATATTAAAGGGCTAATCTCTTTAAGAAAAAGCCAAAAAGTTATGACCTTAGACAATGCTTGTGAAGTAAGAGAATCCTTGATATTCCTTGATTCGCCTCGCAACTGTGTAGCTTATGAATTAACTTCCCCATTCAAAGATGGTTATAGTAAATTAATTATAATTCATAATGCTAACAAAGAAGAAATAAAAATAATTTTACCAGATAGTAAAGAATGGTCTATTATAGCAAACGAATATGAAGTTGATAAAACAGGGGTAAGTAGAGGCATTAAAACTTGTATTAATGAGGTAAGTGTACCTTCTCTTTCTACCTATATATTATGTAAATAATCATTAAAAAGAAAACCTAAAGGTTGTCTTGTTGGATAACCTGAAAATACGTAAGTTTATAATTAATATATACAAAAAACCTGCATCCTTATAGAAATGCAGGTCTTTGTATTTTATTCCAATTCATATGAAGAATTATTCATTACTTTGATATATCACCAAAACCTAAGGCTCTATCTCAATATAAGCTATTGCTTTCTTATTAAACAAATATTTTTTACCCATAGAATTAACTTCATGAGGCCTGGAGTTTTCAAAATTATAAAACCAACTTTTAAACAGATCACATTCAGATTGTTTTAAATCAAATAGTTCCGTATCACCGCTAATAAAAGAAATCGTTAACATTATAAACACTCCTTTTTAATTACATTCTCTCTACTAACACATATTCTCTACTTAAAAGAAATTTCCTCTATTTATAGCACTATTTATTTTAAAATATTCATTAGAGATTAAGAACTTGGGAATACTCCATAATATAACTTTAAAGTAAAAATTTATAAATTGTATTTATATAAAAAAAAGAAACCTACACTAGAACGTCAATAGTGACAGATTTGCTTTTTTGGTGTTAGTCTAAACATTCTAAACATTCATTAATTACATCTTCTGTAATTTCAACTAGTTCGTCTTTTCTCATATAAACACCTCCTTGCTATTCTATGAGAGCACATGAAACAAATATTAATTGCTTTGCTTACTTAGAGTGATTTGAAATACCGCTAAAACAAATTAGGATATGTTATAAGCGTTATCAGTACGTTATTCAACATAATTTTAATGAGGGATTCATTAAGAAATTTCAGAGTGAAAAGGGTAAGAATTTAAGAATTGGAATTTTAAAATTCAGGTCTTCTCTTTTGCTAAGTGTTTTAATGATCCGACTTTGCATGTATTTGCAGATATTCTATTTTTACTAGGTAACTTTATTATTATATATCATTTCGGTTAGAAATGCAAGGGTATGATCTATAATAAAAGTTAAAAGTCAATTTACAATAGTAAATTGACTTTTAACTTTTAGTTTTTATTTTGATATAATGGCTTGGACTCTTCCTACCTGGCCATCTTCTAGCATAACTTTTATACCTCTTGGGTGTACTGCAGAGTTGGTTAACAACCTTTTTACTACACCTCTGGTTAGTTTAGTTGTTCTTTGGTCTTTTTTTAATACAACATCTACTGTAATACCTATTGGTATATTATTTCTTATTTGTCCTCTGTTATCACTTTGTGTATTCATGAGTTTGTAGTCTCCTTCATTAAAATTACTTTAAAGTATATTTTTAATCTAGTAAAAATCGTATTTTTGTAAGCTTTACATACAAATAATACCCTAATTACCTCTTACTTGTCAAAATATATTTCAACCTGTTAATTCTTCAATGATTAGAATATAAATTAAAAGTATAGAAGGGTAGACGAATAAATTTAATTTGTAAGGAAACTATATTGTAGAAAATACTTTTTTAAAAGGAGAAATAGGAATGCTAAAATCGTTACTATTCATACCTGCTAATCTTATAAATCCAATTATATCCTCTGTATCCATTATAATTGGCGCTATTTTAGGCGGCGTTTTTAGTTGGTTCATAAATAAAAATTCTACTAATATTGCAATTGAGAGGGAAAGCAAAATTGAAAAAGCTAATAGAGAGCATCAGAAGCAAAGTAAATCTTTAAGGCTCAGTGAATATGCTGCTATTATTCAATTAGATATATGTACCACTTTATTTCAAAGTTTAAGAATGTTGAAAGAAATTGATGATAAGAATAAAATTAGTATTTATCCTATACCTATGAACTTTAAATATGCTGAAGCTATTGTAGCTTTAGATAAAATTTTCAGTTTAAAAGAAATGAGCTATATTTATCAATTATATGGAATTATAGAAAAATTGAATAATGATATAAAAGGGTATCATTGTGATGAAATACATTATACATTAATAAAAGGAGATTTTGAGACGTTTATTAAAAAGATTTACGGAAACAATTTCTCAAAAGCATTAGCCTTTGATATCGATAAAGCAACCTATGAAAATTTGTATGATAATGAAATTATAAAACCAGGATATAAAAATGTACTTATTAAGTTAAACAGAATTACTTATTAATTGCTATGTATATGAAAATCTAAAAATATTTTACAGACTAAATGGCATTTTAATAAAAAAGTATTGTTATCTTTCAATATTATATTGAATTTTTACAAGAATTGAGATAAACTGATTAGTAGGGAAAACAACAAGTTGAGTTTGAGTGTAGAAAATAAAAATGTAGAGATTATGAATTGAAACATAAATTCTATAGGATCTAACATTCTTTGATTTGATGCCAAAGGAGGAAAAATTTATGTCAAGTAATAATATTGAAATGATGAAAAAACTTATCGAGGAAAAGAAAAAGAAAAGTTCTGAGCAAAGTGGTCTTTCAAGAGCTGATAAAGTAATCGGAAAATCAAAAAAAGCAGCAAGGAGCACTAAAAAAACTGGTGGTTTATTTGATAAATAGGATTATATTATTAATGGGACCTTGTTTCGATAATATATTTATACGATAATACTAAAATTAAATTAGTAATGGTTAAAATAAATGAGCTCTTATTTTTAGAGGCTCATTTTTTATGTTATTATTTTAATACATTAGTTTAAAATCCAATTTGAAATTTACAAATGGAGGAATGTCGTTAAAAATTAGATAGGTAAAAAAATTAACACTTTATTAAGCATACTATTAAGTATATCAAAATATCTATACTATATAAAGAATAAAACGCTATATTCAAAATAGGAGGATTCTATGATATATCTTGATAATGCTGCAACAAGTTTTCCAAAGCCTGTGGCAGTTTATTCCGAAGTGTTAAGATGCATGGAGAATTACGCTGCAAATCCTGGTAGGGGTTCGCATGATATGGCAGTTGAGGCTTCATCTAAAATTATGGATACCAGGCAAGAGATAAGTGAATTCTTCAACATCCCTGATTTAT from the Clostridium sp. CM027 genome contains:
- the pulA gene encoding type I pullulanase, which codes for MMIKILENPEFTYYGNDLGAVYTIEYTTFKVWAPTAQKLVVIVYETPDDDLGQKYEMNKEEKGVWEFKLKGDFKNKYYNYLVSDGSEEKETPDIYTKGSSANGEKGMIIDFTSLNPPNWDNHKKPLPINRTEAVIYEIHVRDFSVSQDSGMENKGKYLAFCEKNTKTSKGVVTGLDHLKDLGITHVHLMPVFDFKSVDETKGGYNWGYDPYLYNVPEGSYATNPYDGTVRIREFKIMVQTLHENGISVIMDVVYNHTFTTGNSPMDILVPGYYYRTDGEGNYTNGSGCGNETASEKPMMRKFIVDSVKFWAREYKIDGFRFDLMALHDIDTMKEVTLQAKIINPNIIIYGEPWTGGTSSLPSSMQLRKGSQKGMQVSVYNDALRNAIKGDNDGIQSGFVSGRVGLEVEIKKGIVGGIQYNNEIYDFSQDPGETINYVSAHDNLCLYDKFEKSNSNNTPLEREKMNRLALSIVLTSQGVPFIQGGTEILRTKQGNHNSYNSSDAVNEILWSRKAEFPETYEYIKGLISLRKSQKVMTLDNACEVRESLIFLDSPRNCVAYELTSPFKDGYSKLIIIHNANKEEIKIILPDSKEWSIIANEYEVDKTGVSRGIKTCINEVSVPSLSTYILCK
- a CDS encoding YwbE family protein, which codes for MNTQSDNRGQIRNNIPIGITVDVVLKKDQRTTKLTRGVVKRLLTNSAVHPRGIKVMLEDGQVGRVQAIISK